A part of Candidatus Moraniibacteriota bacterium genomic DNA contains:
- the rpsH gene encoding 30S ribosomal protein S8 produces the protein MDTIANMLTRIRNAQRAGHASVTLPSSKVKLAIASILERKGFVEKATEEDLGKGSAKSLHIVLRYRRVSPTELDPAIREIRRVSRGGQRMYVKHEDIRKVKNGFGLAIVSTSKGVMTGTEAYHSGLGGEYLCQVW, from the coding sequence ATGGATACTATTGCAAACATGTTAACGAGAATCCGGAACGCTCAGCGAGCGGGACACGCTTCCGTCACACTTCCCTCATCCAAAGTGAAGTTGGCAATTGCATCCATACTCGAGCGGAAGGGATTTGTGGAAAAAGCGACTGAGGAAGACCTTGGAAAGGGGTCTGCCAAAAGTCTTCATATTGTACTTCGGTATCGTCGTGTTTCTCCGACGGAGCTCGACCCAGCTATTCGCGAGATTCGTCGCGTGAGTCGCGGAGGACAGAGAATGTATGTGAAACACGAGGATATCCGGAAGGTAAAGAATGGTTTCGGTCTCGCCATTGTATCAACTTCCAAGGGAGTGATGACGGGGACAGAAGCGTATCACTCCGGACTCGGGGGAGAGTATCTCTGTCAGGTGTGGTAG
- the rplF gene encoding 50S ribosomal protein L6, with protein sequence MSRIGKQPIAIPAGVEATLSGNVVTAKGPKGVLSLTHHYDVIVKIEGSEVLIEKRVNSKMAPALWGTTARLIHNMIVGVTAGFSKRLELNGVGYRMVLQGQKLVFALGFSHPVEVALPEGIAAKIENNVLDISGIDKQAVGQFTAEIKKLKPVEPYKGKGFRYVGETVLKKEGKKSAA encoded by the coding sequence ATGAGCAGAATTGGAAAACAACCCATTGCCATTCCAGCGGGTGTCGAGGCGACGCTTTCTGGAAATGTGGTGACAGCCAAAGGTCCCAAGGGAGTCCTTTCTTTGACGCACCACTACGATGTGATTGTGAAAATCGAAGGTTCTGAGGTTTTGATTGAGAAGCGGGTGAATTCAAAGATGGCGCCGGCCCTCTGGGGAACCACCGCTCGATTGATTCACAATATGATTGTCGGTGTGACTGCGGGGTTCTCAAAGCGCCTTGAACTGAACGGTGTCGGGTATCGCATGGTATTGCAGGGGCAGAAATTGGTATTTGCACTTGGTTTCTCGCATCCAGTTGAAGTTGCTCTTCCCGAAGGAATTGCAGCGAAAATAGAGAACAATGTATTGGATATCTCTGGTATAGATAAGCAGGCTGTGGGGCAGTTTACTGCAGAAATAAAGAAACTGAAGCCCGTTGAGCCTTACAAGGGAAAGGGATTTAGATATGTCGGAGAGACAGTATTGAAGAAGGAAGGCAAGAAATCAGCCGCTTAA
- the rplE gene encoding 50S ribosomal protein L5, which translates to MEHVDVTIPLKEIYRTRAVPALLAASGKSNPMAVARVQKVVVNAGIGKFLKEEQRVEEIVRSITDITGQKPVLTQAKKAIAGFKIREGLAVGVKVTLRGDRMWDFLDRLIKTAFPRVRDFQGISSSVVDSNGHLNVGIREHAVFPEIIPEKVQTSFGLQVTVVTTAKTRDVGLTLAKSLGFPLRDTN; encoded by the coding sequence ATGGAACATGTCGATGTCACCATCCCACTCAAAGAAATCTATCGGACCCGCGCGGTTCCGGCACTGCTTGCTGCCTCTGGGAAATCCAATCCTATGGCGGTTGCGCGTGTTCAGAAAGTGGTTGTCAATGCCGGCATCGGGAAGTTTCTCAAGGAGGAACAGCGGGTTGAAGAAATTGTTCGCTCGATAACGGATATCACCGGACAAAAGCCGGTCTTGACCCAAGCGAAGAAGGCGATTGCTGGATTTAAGATTCGTGAAGGACTAGCGGTCGGCGTGAAAGTGACACTGCGAGGGGATCGTATGTGGGACTTCTTGGATCGTCTTATCAAGACGGCTTTTCCACGAGTTCGGGACTTTCAGGGCATATCATCTTCAGTTGTAGACAGCAATGGACATCTCAATGTCGGAATTCGTGAGCATGCGGTATTTCCTGAGATTATCCCCGAGAAAGTGCAGACTTCGTTTGGGCTTCAGGTGACGGTTGTCACGACAGCAAAGACAAGAGATGTGGGTCTTACGCTCGCGAAGTCCCTCGGATTCCCGCTCCGCGACACCAATTAA
- the rplX gene encoding 50S ribosomal protein L24, protein MKFKKGDEVEIITGKDKGKRGPVSRTVPTLGQIVVEGVNVRKKHIKSRKEGQKGERVEISSPFSISKAMLVCPHTGKLTRIGYQMESGEKIRISKRANKPIA, encoded by the coding sequence ATGAAATTCAAGAAAGGAGATGAAGTCGAGATTATTACTGGAAAGGACAAAGGAAAACGAGGTCCTGTGTCTCGTACGGTGCCAACTCTTGGACAGATTGTAGTTGAGGGGGTAAATGTGCGAAAGAAACACATCAAGTCTCGAAAAGAAGGTCAGAAAGGTGAGCGAGTTGAAATATCATCGCCATTCTCAATATCCAAGGCGATGCTCGTGTGTCCTCATACGGGGAAACTGACGAGAATTGGGTATCAAATGGAGAGCGGCGAGAAGATTCGCATCAGCAAGCGAGCAAATAAGCCGATTGCCTAA
- a CDS encoding type Z 30S ribosomal protein S14, which produces MAKTSTVARARKQPKFSTRIVRRCWRCGRKHGYLRKFDLCRICFRELASKGEIPGVRKSSW; this is translated from the coding sequence ATGGCGAAGACATCGACCGTAGCGAGAGCTCGGAAACAACCAAAATTCTCTACTCGAATTGTTCGCCGATGCTGGCGTTGCGGACGGAAGCACGGCTATCTTCGAAAGTTTGATTTGTGTCGAATTTGTTTCCGTGAGCTAGCGAGTAAAGGGGAAATTCCGGGTGTTCGAAAATCTTCATGGTAA